Genomic segment of Pochonia chlamydosporia 170 chromosome 1, whole genome shotgun sequence:
TGACATTAAGCTAACTTAGCAGCTCTGTCGCTGCCTCCAATAGCCATGGCAACTCTTGGGACACAAGAATCCCTCTCATCCTCAGTTTCAAATGCCCTGGAAACGCCCGAAGCCACGAAAACCACCCCGCAGCTCGTCCACAGTCTCAAACACAGCAGCACagtcctcgccctcgccgtCAGCCCGAAGCACGACTCGATATATGCAGGCACTCAAGACGGTGAAattgtggtctggtccttggACACATTCCATCAGCTTCGGCAAGTCCAAGCGCACAAGCGAAGCATCCTATCGCTGTTTCTATCTCCAGACTCGTCACTACTTTTCTCGAGTGCTGGTGACGCAGTGGTAAATGTGTGGTGTCCCAGGAGCTTGCGAAGACTCTACGAAATTTACGGCGTACATGACGTTGGCGATATCTTCTGCACCGCATATAGTGTCCAACATGATACGCTGTACATTGGAGCGCAGAATACGACCATACAATGGGTGAAGCTAGGCGATCCCTCCAGTAAGGTGTCTCCAGATTCGCAAAGTCACCCGGATCGACGAAGTCACCGATTTTTCGACTCAAAAGCCGTTGGAGGCGGGGCCACGCCGAGAAGGAATGAAGAACGGTGGGCTCTCATACCCCGAGCCCAGTCGGTTCTAGAGATAGACAGTGGAAGCATTCGTCACTTTGCACACAATGGCTATGTATACTGCATGTTGATGGCCAAAGGTCCCACTGTTGAAGTCGACGCAGATGACGACGTCCTCATCtctggcggtggtgatggtACTATCAAGCTGTGGAATCTGACTGGGTCACGTACGAATGGCCGAGACCACATGGGTGACAACCCTCCCGGAGGTATCGAGGAAATCATGACGCTTGGCGCAGATGATGCCGAATCTGTCCTGTCGCTTGCCCTTGACGGCTCGTTTCTGTACGCCGGCAAGCTCGATGGCATAGTAGAGCTCTGGGATTTGGATACAACGCAAAGGCTAAGGGTTATAAAAGCCCATGGTGGGGATGTGATGTCGTTACAAATGGGATGGGGGTGCCTCTGGGCTGGGTCGACAAATGGGTGGGCTAGCGTGAGTCCCTCTCTCATTTCCAGATCACAGAAGTTATATCTAACAGAACGACAGAAATATAGCACTGCCCATTACTGTGCCCATCGTCATGTATCTTCCGGAGACGTTAGCCAGAAGTATCAGTGCCTTGGGAGGTGGAAAGCACACCAGGGCAAGATTCTGGCCTCTGCAGTTACCACGCACAAAACAGAGAAGTATTACATCACTGGTGCAAATGACGAGGACATCTCAATCTGGTCTGTCAAGGACCTCACAGCTTTGAAACCAACCACTTCAGAAAAGAGCAACGACTTGCTCCTTTCTACGTTGAGTGACTTTGTTTCGTATAAAACAGTATCTTCTCGGCCGGAGTATGCTGAAGACTGCCGCAGAGGTGCCACATTTCTGGGTTCTCTGTTCAAGAGGCTTGGCGGTCATGTTGAAATGCTTAGCACGGAGAAGGCGCATAACCCAGTAGTTTATGCCAGGTTCTCAGGCAAAAAAGAAGCATCAGAACAACGAAAGCGCATCCTCTTCTACGGACACTACGATGTTGTCGCAGCCGATGGTAAGAAAGGCAAGTGGGCCACCGATCCATTTACTGCGACGGGGGCCAACGGTTTCCTATATGGTCGAGGAGTCAGTGACAACAAGGGTCCCATCATTGCGGCATTGTATGCGGTTACAGATCTCATGCAAGCGCAGAAACTAGAAAACGACGTCATCTTTCTCATcgaaggtgaagaggagtTTGGTTCGCGGGGCTTTGAAGAGGCGGTAAAGAGGAACAAGGAGCTCATTGGAAATGTGGACTATATCCTGCTGGCCAATAGCTACTGGCTCAACGATGAGGTTCCATGCTTGACATACGGTCTCCGTGGTGTGCTTCATGCAACGATTTGCGTTGACTCCCCCAGGCCAGATATCCACTCTGGAGTGGACGGCTCTCATCTGTCGGACGAACCACTGACTGATCTAACTTGTGTTTTATCCAAGCTAAAAGGTCCCGGCAACAGAATCCAAATCCCTGGATTCTACGATGGCATTCCGCCCATTACgccagaggaggaagcaCGGTATGATGACatcgcctccatcatggtCCACCAACAATCACAGGCTGTTTCCGAAGAGAAGCTCAAACAGTCCCTCATGGCGAGGTGGCGGGAGCCCAACCTCACAATTCACCGATACAAGGTATCTGGCCCAGACGGGAGTCTAGTGAGCAGTCACGCCAGCTCACACATCAGTCTGCGACTAGTCCCAGGACAAGAAGTAGAAGATGTGTCCAAAGCAATGTCGTGGTTCCTCCGTCGCGAGTTTGACCTTCTTGAGTCTCAAAATCGGCTCAGCATCAATATCGACAATAAGGCTGAGCCATGGCTGGGCGATCCAACCAATCAGATATTCCGCACTCTGGGACAGGCTATTATCGAGGCATGGCCAGATCGGTTCGACCTAAGCGGCGCCCCCAATGGCAAAGTACAGGCTTCGTCGGTGGGCAAGTCATCCAAACCGCGAAAGCCATTATACATTAGAGAAGGCGGATCTATCCCAGCCATTCGGTTCTTAGAGAAGGAGTTCGGTGCTCCGGCAGCACATTTGCCTTGCGGACGGGCCAGTGACTCAGCCCATTTGGACAATGAGCGCATGAGTCTTATCAATCTGTTGAAAGCACGAGAAATTTTTGGCAAAGTTTTTGCACGACTATAGCGGGCGTAAAGACGAAAACTTGGTTGTCTGACACATTAAAATGTATTATATTAGTGACATCATAAACCGGGAAAATTGGAATACGGGTTCGGGCTGGATTGGTGGGCTGGCGTCTGGTGATGAATGGTATTTGGGTTTTCATATAAACTTGACAGTGTATCAATATTGGCTAAAATGGCAAGTCGTTCACCGGACTGGAGTTTGTAGAATAATGATGTGTCATCGCTTCATCTAAATGCAGCAAAAGGGCTAAATACAGACGCCGAACCACATACAACCATCCCTGTTCCTCAAATAGCAAACATGTTCTGAAACGAACTCTCAAGTAGAAAGCTGAACATAAAAGAAGGATTCCAATTTCAGTAGGTGTCAGCACAGGCCCGCCATAAAACAAAGGGAAAATCCAATCTCCGTGACAAAAGAATGCAAGACTGCCCTATAGTCCCCCATCGGAAGCAGACGAATCTGCCAAATGTCTCTCAAAAGTAATCCTTCCCCTGACAAAGCCACCGCCTGCAGAGCTCAACCAAACTTTCTCACCATCCATGACATCTTTCGCCATGATGGCCATTTCCGTCACGCCCGCATTCTCCAAAGCCCATCTTCTCGTGACACCCAGCTTGGTACCACTCTCCTGCCTCGGTGTTCGCCATCCCCAATTTCCACCCTCATCCTGCCTCCAGAAATAAATTGTCGTGAACCCACCGTCCATTACTTCGCCTTCTGTGTTTACCAGCAGCACCTCGCCTTGGATGAATGGCGTGGTTGGGTGCAAGCCAACGCGAGCTCTGGCTTCGGAATAGGGCGCTCGATAATTCGTCTTGTGGCGCGTAATTTGTGATGGGACCATGAATCTATCGTCCACATAAACCGGTATAATTGGGATTTGTTTTGACGACTTTTTATTAGGGGCAGGGAACTGTGTTGGGTAGAGAGGGATGGCGGTTACGTGCGGCCGTTGGCCTGACATGAGAGTGACTTGGCCATTCTTTTTAAATGCAATGCGAACAATAAAGAGATATTCTGGGTCAGAAGCGTCGGCGTGCTCCCAGTGGATGTGGTTTTCGATTTCTCGTAGCAGGATGTCAGATACGTTGGGTTGAGTTAGTGATGAGACGACGCGAGACCATTTCAACTCCTTGGCCGCGAGGAGGAGACGATCAACGGCATAGTCGAGCAGGTAGCATTGCTGGGGAGATGATGTGTGTACTGGATTGGGAGGGAGGCCGTGGGAGTATGTGAGGGTGGATGTTATTTCGAAGTTGGGGCTGGACGTGATGTCGTCGATGTCGGTCGTCGTGTGGCCGAGCATAGTATATTACTCCTTGGGTTTTTTGTCGATATCTTCGAGTATATGGTGTTGGAGTGAGATGCTGTGGTCGATAGAGGAGCTGATTATTGCGACCGTAAGCAATTCCCATATAAAATAGCCAAGCATGATATGGAACTGCGTTGGGTTGATGACATTTCTGGGCCAAGCTTGTCAGCATGGAGGAATTTGGGTCTTGATATTGTCTTGGACTAGAGTATGGGCTTCTATCGTTGTATTACCATCTCAGTCAGTCAGTATCGCCGAATAAGTGCGGCGAGACGATTCGGTTTCAGGCACGACATATCAGGAGATGTGGACATTGACTTCCTACGAGGCAGTCGAAAGAGGTCCTCATCGCGACGGGGAATTGGTGAGGCTGTGGGACTGAGTGATCGTATTACTAGCTGCGTAGGAAATTTCTAACAGGAACACAGTTGGTCGAAGCAGTGGATTCAAGATTCTTGTGTGAATTGATGcctgatgttggtgatgtggtttgtGTGAACCCCGTCCTCACCTCCGAAAGACGGAAGGAATacgttgttggcgatgcttaTTGGTCTAGATTTATCTTCAATATGGGTTTAAAACGTGCGCATGGTATGGGACAGATCCTGCAGGATCACAAGCTGCATCGGCTGCTGCCACATTTCCCCTTGCTCGCAGGAGATGCTTTATTTTGAATGGTGAAATGCTGTAGCTCGCCTTCAATAACGGGCACTACTGGGAGGGTTGGAATTTTTTTAATTTGGCGGATATATATAGCTTTTCTTTTGCAAATCGGGGACTTTAAAGGATATATGTTGCACATACACCAGCTTGTCAGATTACGTTGGATCCTGCTGTTGGCTAGTCGCTGCAGGCAACATGAGAATTGGACTGCTCCCACTCGATATTGGTATTGTGATAAGCAATACTTGATCCATATATTCCGGGGCTTCCCCGAAGATTGTTAGTCCATCTCCGAACACGAGGTTACTGATATTCGTAAACAAAGATGTTTCTACTTCAAGATTTAATCTCGAGCAAAGACATATGTTACATAAAGACACGATCGGCATGGGCGGACCAACCTGCCCGTCCGGCCAGCTTACCCTGCACCGGTATATGTTACCCGGTCGTTGGTTGCAATTCCCGTAGACAAGAGAACACATCGGCATTCCAGTATGCCGGAGCAGCCCACGGAGATGCCGAGCTAAAAATACCGTTCCCATGTCATGTAGACCGTGATGTGGCTGAGAGGGCTTTGCTCCTGTCCGAATTACCATTCTTGGCACCGGAACGGAGGAAACGGGGCCGATCCAAAGCCGTGATCCGGACCCTGTTTAGTTCAGCGGCTGAAGACTAAAACAATGACCAAGGGACAAGGGACCAGGTCCGAAATAAAGAGGGGCGGAAGCGGTGGAAACTTGTCATTACCTCGGCTTGTGACAAGTCGATTTACTAAGCTAGACTTTTGACGTGCTTCAATTCAGCCCTTCTGGTGACATGGCCATCATGATTCATGTTTAAAAACAAGACCTCTTTTAACAACTCACTGGCTTTAATAAGAGTAAAACAGACCCAAATATTGCTAAACGTATAGCCACACAAACTTACAACATCATGTCCAAGAACGCTGCTTGGGGACCGGACCAGGcccaagacgaagacgagttCATCCCTGCATCGGTTGAGAAGAACACGCAAGTTACGAGGCTTTCTGATCACATCTTCTCAGCCGACTTGTCGCCAGACCTATGCGTTGGCTCTGGTACGTCAATGTCTATGATTTCCCCAAAATGAACCACAGCTGACTTTTGCCTTCTCAGTCCCCAATGGCGGCTACGTTGCCTCCGTCATTCTTAGAGTAGCCCAAGAGTATCTCACACCCCAGAATCAACCCGATACTCTCAAGGTCCACATCCAATATCTCAACCGCACGGAAGCCGGTCCGGCATACCTCCTCGTCGAGGAAGCCAAAATGGGCCGCAACAGCTCCGTCCTCCACATCTCACTACACCAGCAGGGTCTCCTGGAAGCGCATCCCTGGCTAGACCCGgcatccaaatccaaaggCGAGGTGGTATCCTACGTGACCAACACGAACCTCGACAACGAGCAGGGCCTCACCCTCAACACAGGATGGATACTACCCTATGAGCCTGCCCCCGCAGACCTGGCCGTCATCCAGCAAGGCAAGGACACCAAATGGAAGCGTCTGCACATCCCGCTCATGAGTCGCGTATCAAGCGTCAACACACTGGAGTATTACTTCCAACGAAGTGGGCATGCTGCTCCCTCGACGCAGGACTACTGGCTGCGCTTTGCGAACGGCGAGCCGTTTACCAATATCTCGTTGGGGTTTGTGgcggatgctgctgctgcgttGATACCGGAGGCGTATCGCCAAAGGGATGGGAGTAAGCCGCTCAAGGAGGGGGAGATTGCGTTTGATCAGGCGTATTGGTATCcgacggtgacgatggccattgaggtgaagaagaagttggctgcTGAGGGGGAGGAGTGGTTGCGGATGAGGGCGGCGAGCAAGGCGATTAGCAATGGGAGGTCTGATATGGAGATTGTGCTGTTTGATGCGAGGGgcgatttggtggcgttgagTCATCATGTTTGTATGGCGGTGGACTTTTCTAGGAATATTAAAGAACGGAGGAGGCCGCAGGAGAAAAtctgatgatgaatgtgTGTGGATTTATACTTGTTTCATAGATTGTATATTGATCCGCGGTTCCTACTTGGTGTATAAAAAACACAAGACTATACCTTTTGTTGTGCTCCTCATCGACGCACACTGTAGACTGAAAACTCCGAGTCCAACATTCTTAATTAGCAATTGTCATTCGTCTTCCCCCTTCATTCACTGCTTCTCCTGCCAAACAGCCTCGACAAACCACAACTTGCCACTCGACTTCCACGCCCCCTGCCACACAAACCTCGTATCCGCTTCCTCAAACAGGGCCTTCCAGTCATTGACCTCTCTCTCGCGGCCATTACAGACAGTCTTCATCAGCACATCTAGCAGTCGGAAAGTCTTTTCCTCCATCGGCGGCGCAGCACCCGGAGCAGGCAACACCGCATCATTCATAATGACACGCGAGCCGTTCCTCATAGCTGGCACCAGAGCCCGCAGCACACGCACGACGTCCTTGTCCGGGAACGCGTGGAAGATGTGGCGGAGAAAGTATGCCTCCGCAACAGTAGGCTGCTCGTTGAAGAAATCGTGAGTTGTGAGCGCGACGCGGTCGGCTAAGTGGGAGGGAACcttgctggtgttggattTCGCACGCATCCCAGCCAGGTCCTGGACTTCAAAGGTCAAATTGGGGAAGGCTTcggcaatggccatggagacGTAGCCTTCGTTGCCGCCCATCTGTCACAAACGGCATGATTAGCCATGGGagtgtttttttttgtacAGCCTCAACAAATGTGTTTGCTGTCGTGTAGGTGGATCTTACATCTACGACCGTCGCGTTACCCAGCTTTTCCCAGGGGTAGCTGTGAACTGTGTGTGACAGATCGAAGCCTTCGCTGGAGCTGTGGGCTCGCATGGCGAGTTCGTATCTCTTGGCGCGCGTGGGATCAGCTTGGAGATGGGCGAAGAAGGTATTTCGGTGGTCGTATGCGATATTGACGCCCTAGACGAATAAAGCAGAATTGCATTGTTAGTGTCTCAAAGTATATGCATGGGCAATTATACCATGGGGATATGGGACATACAGTTTCTGTGAGGTCTTGCGAACCTGGCCACTTCTGCATAGCACTCACGGTGGCGCCAACAGGGAGGAATAAGTCAACGGTATAGAGTCCCACCCAGTTGGCTAGGTTTTCGTCCTCCAGCATGAGCAGCGATGAGCGATTGTGGGCGACTTGACCTAGTTTTGGTTCGCAGAAGAggttgctggccatggcaagacGCAGAAGCCTGCGAAGGTCGAATGCAGGAACAGTATACCCCGAGACTCGCTGGATCTCCTTGGCAAGGTCATCATATGAGATGGTGCCAACTTGAGGGACTGCTTCTGCAATCTTGAAAGAATAAATGGCGTGCAATGGGATGCAATTGACAATCTAGCATTCGTTAATTCTCAGCACTGTGGTCGACAGCATGTTATGTTTTGATGGTGCACTTACATCCATGGCCATCTGCTTCAGAGCCTCTCGAGGACCCAAGACCAAGTCTCGAAGCTCCTTGGTCAACGAGAGTATCTTCTGTCTGGCTTTCAGAGTCTCGGCATCTGACTCTTTGAGTGGGAAATCAGCCAGTCCATCGGCCTGGTACGAGGGAGCACCGAGTCCTTGGGTATGCAGCTTTTGTGTAAGGATCTGAGTATTCTCCTCAATACTTCTAGAGATTGCAGTCAGCTTGTCGACTGAAGCCTTGGCCCCAGTTCTGCCGATTGAGTTCCCCATGCTTCCCATTATGACAGTGGCAAGTTGAACTAGATGTAAGACAAATGTGTGTAACAAAGGCACTGAGTGTAGGATAGTaagggtggtggtgattaGATATCAGGGGCAACGAAGCAAATGTACTCTGGTTAAGCCGATGGAATATTGCGTCTAGGAAGGTTTAACAAAGAAGGAGTGTCGATTTGGGTCAAACTTGTGCGACTAACTGAGCCGGGAAGTCTCTTATATCCTTTCCCGGCCATTACCATTCACAGGGTTGGTTCCTCATACCATGCACTGTTCAACCCACCGGTCCACACGATGCCCCTctgagtgtgagtgtgaaTGTctgtgtgcgtgtgtgtgtgtgtgcggCTGTCTGAATAAGAGTCAAGTTAATCCGCGAGATTCCCAGTCTGTCGGATTCATGGTTGCAGCTCGTTGGGTGACGCAACGTCTCTCTGTGAAAGGGCCACGATTGTTTAATTCAAGCTACATTCTTTATTGGCAACCGCATCGCGGCACGGTGGCGTTTTCCCCGAGAAACATCCACAACACCGGAAAGTCACCCCGGCCCGTCAGTCAGAGCTCACCAGCAGATCTGGCTGCAGTGATTGCAGGAATGGAGAACTGTAGCACGGTCCGTCTTGTGTCATGTGGACCATTTCTGCTCTGCCACGGGGAGTTCAGTGCTTAGAGTGAGGCAAAGGTCTCTAACATGTTTGCTCAGTCTAGTAATCATCGTGCGTTGGGTTTTGCTGCCCGTTTTGACGATCTTCTTGTTGTGTTGGGCGTTCAGTATTGCTTGGTCGGTGTTTAATATCGCATCTTCTCTAACTCTTTCCAGTATAATGGACAGGACGGATGCCCACGGTTCCGGAGGCAGGCTATCATGGGTTCATTTGCGGGATAATGCCGCTCAGATAGCTCCGCAAGTGCAACTTGCCGAGGATCTCAAAGGAAAAGGAGGGAGACCTGCAAGCGGTTAACCAGCAGCGGTGACCAATGACACCACGTATTCTCTGTAAGGGATGCGGCTGTGAGTGATGGGAATATCCAAGCATTTGGTAACAAACAAAACCACTTTCTGTGCCAAGAATGCAATCACCATTGGTGGATGAGAGTGGTGATCTTGTGGGGTAACATGACATCTCAGGTGTAACAAGAGGTTACAAGCAGGGGACGTTTGATCCAGCAGAGTCAGAACTTTCTCATCGAGCTATGAACAATTCGGTGGCTCGTCGAATGCTATGACTCTATGGAAAGACTGGGATGTGGAAGTGATCGGGCCAACTAAATGGTAGCAGACTTATAGAATGGTTGTGGGCAAACAAAGAACTTTGTGCTTGACGCCTGGTGTTCGCTTGCTGTCGTGATCCGCGACGCCGGTCGTATGGTAGTCTGTGCTGAACCTTGAAAAATGCTCTCGAATTTGTCAGCCTTATGAGATCATATCTTTACTTTGATGCGCAGTGCTCATATTGGGAGCGGGATATTGACGCACCAAGTTGTAGGTGGTTGGTGCTGTAGTGTTGGGCCAACTGAATGAAACCCCAAGAGCCTCCAAAATCCGCCAATAACACGCCATAATCTGGTCTTAGATTCGTTTAAAACATCGAGAGTAGAATCTTCATCGAGTTCTCCCATTAGCCGACTCAAGCGATATGCAGGCGCACCCTGCACACCCATTATTGACATGCTAACTGAACAATATCGCACGATCCCTTGGTCATTTCGATATACCACCAACATACAGGTTTACGAGTGAGATCTTTTCATTTCATACCGATTTCGTGCAGTGACGCAAATTTGCCCAAAACAATTTTTAGGTTGACTTGGCAAGTTTGGGTATGAGCAGAGCCATGATCGTTGCTTCGGAGTTGTGGGTCGTTGGTGAGAAGTCAAATGAGTAGTCGTTCTATAACTGTTCGGTGCCAGGTTACGGCCGTACTAGAAATATAGCGACAGGACCAGTGTACAGTATTTTTGGTCACTATTTTAGCATTATTCGAAGATTCTCGGGAAAGTTTGGTCATCCTTACTAGGATGTTGACATTTGCTTGATGACTGTGGAGTACTGATGGGGAAGACCCTCACTTTCAACTCGACACAACTCTTTGAGTATGAGAATCTTACAAAATAATACACGCCAGTATATGAGTGCATCACTTTTTCGATATAATTTCACTCCTCACAAGGACACCGATGCGATAGTGACAATAAACCCCTTGAACAGCAGGGTAGTAGGCATGTCTAGGGTATGCCAAGATTAGTATTTTTGGTGTGACATGTTTGGGTGCGCGCATGGCCAGGAGGCGAACCGGAAGAAGGACAGGACGGAGTAATAAACTTGGCCAgaacacaccagaccatgtCATGCCCAGGTGATGCCCAGCATCGTCTAGATCAATGAACAGTTCTGAGCTGTGACATGGTCGGGCAACATGCCCATCAGGCACGGATCAGGTCCCACCagcttgctgaagctgattCACGTCCGGAAATCAAAGCCCATTTTTGGTCGGAAGATATCTGGTAACGCTTGTGCAATCCGAGTCTCTTGAAACACAGGTGAACAATGAGGACTTCAACACAAAACATATCCAATTTCGCATTAAACTTCGGGCCTAGCCGTTTCACACCCACTTGACACGGATTTTCCGCCCGTAAGCGCCAGTTGAAGGTCAAGGCGGGTCTGCGGCTGAATCTCACGAACCAGGGAGGCGAGGTGAGGCGAGTTGACGTTAGGTGAGGTGAGGCTGTCAGGGGTCATCAATGGTTGGTGAGAGGCTGAACAAAATCTCAGATTGCATTCTTGCCTAGCATCACCCCAGACTTCGCTTCTGGGGAATAATAAACTTGATCTCTGCCAAGCCTGTTCGCTGCATCTTCGATTCGGTCGGTAAGACAATGCATCCATGGTTACACTGACTTGACCTTGGAAAATCCACTCCCGAGAGAGCAGTATATATTTGGCACGGGCGTCAATCCACGCACAGCTGCACTTCTCGACTAGGCTTTTGCTGTCACAGTACTCATCTACCTAGATATCACGAGGTTGAACGACGGAGAATTCTACCGTTATTCCAACGGCATCAATAGCTGGCGACCACAGCTAATGGGGGCTGGCCAACGGCCAAAAGCCGCCGCACCGCCTTCACTTGGCACCAAGCAAGCCGGGTTTTgcaaacatggctgacaaTGAGTTGATTGTCGCCGCGGCAGCCCTACTGGTGTCAGTAGTAGCCCTCACGGCCACCTTTATGCAGGTTCTTCAGCAGTACTATGCCTCGGCACGAGGATACTCACAATGCAATGAGAAAGTCATGGGGGAATGGGCCAAGTCGAAATCAAGAAAGTTCTCCTGGGAGGAGCTTCGGTACGAAGTTCAATTCGATGCGCCCGTCATATTTGTTGCACCTCCAACCAACGACAGAGGGCCTGTCCCGGACGCCGACATTTTCTACTTGAAAGGGACAAAGAAGAGCTTGGAAGAGACAGGTACCACTTCGGAGGTTGATCTGCGCAAGGCGTATGCAATGAGGTCACTCAAGGAGCGGATTCACACCGCAGATAATGAGCGTGCTTCATGGCTGGTGTTACTTCTGGCCGTGCAAAAGATGGAGGGCATGTCTCGAGACTGGCAGGAGAAGCAGTATCGAGATCTCGGTCCACCAAGTAGGACGACGTTTGAAGGCTACTCTTTGCCATCTGAACCCCCTACTTTGGACCAAGCCCACACCTTTACCGTCGCGCTGCAGCGAAAACGCAAAAGCTGGGATACAATGCCCACCTCTGTCACGAAACCGTATGGCACGACGACAATGTGTCACatggttgagatgatggcTGGCCTGGGCGTATACTGGAAGGAATTCGATCGAAAGCGAGACAGATACCGCGCCGAAGGCAATGGttttgtcgtccttggcgAACGAATGAGCGAGCTCGgtctcatcttctccttccagGTGTACGGCAAATGTCTTTTCGAATGGAATCGCGTCATCCCAGTCGACGATGTGAAAGAACTCTGTTTCGGATACGTCCCTACCATCTACCGAACAATGCTAGACCATAGTCGCTTGGAGTCTCCAAATAATGAATTGCATACCTTGGGGACGTTGCAGATGTCGAGTAGGAAGGAAATGGGACGGACTCTGGGGCTTCTCGGATGCAGCAACAAGGCCGTAACGTTTTACACCAATGAAGAAAACAGGACTTACCATTTGTTTCCAGGTAAGAACCCTTTTTTCCCTGCGACATTAACATCCACACAATATCGTAATGCTGATGATAACAGTGTCGTTTGAGATCCTGGGTATGCTGAGCCGCAATTTCCACATCCCGCATAGTAGCTTCACGTACATACCAAACCCAACATCAGATCGCTGGGATAAGCGATCATTTTCCCTGGTCAAACTAATGGAATCCTTTCGAGTTCTGTCCGAGTATGAGCCACCCAATACAAACCGAAACTGGACAATCTACTCCAGAATCACGCATCACATTGCGCAAATCCTGCATTTCCAGGATGATGGAAAGACTCCGAATCGCCTACTACTCCACGAGGCACTTGAAGCTGCTCTGGGGGACTGTGAAGAGATCCTTACTGCAAAGAGTAAAAGTAAAGAAAAAAGTGGTGTACCGCTGGGATCACGCCAGCCTCTCATCGACACCCAGAcgcaaaacaaacaaaacagacGACGCGAGATCGTTCTAGACGTGTTGCGATCTCATATCCAAGAGGTGCTACAGCTGCTTAACAGGCCCGACGAGCGCCCCTCGGATACATTGTCGTTATTGGCCCCGGCCATGGGGCCTGTCTCTCCCCGAGCGTCGAGATATCGTGAGCGAACTTCTCCTCGCTTTGAAGACGTGGATGCTTGTGGACCGGACGAAAAACAGCACAGATTAATGGAGGTGTATTGCGAGGTGATTCGGACACACGTCGTTGCAAATGCAACTCATAGTACGGAGCGGAGAGCGAGCGACGCAGGCCCTGAAACCTTCGCATTTCGTCGGCGAGGCAGCGTTGCAACCCATTCCAGCGTCGCAGTTGAGTCTGATATCGGAGCGGATGAACCGGCTACTACAATCCGTGCCAGCGGCATTGATTCTGGCCGACTTTCGATATCTAACCAGCCGGTGAACGGCGGGGTAGCACATACGACGGTATCGAATTCGAAGAGCCATGGCAGGGACGTCGACAATAGCACTCCATTGTC
This window contains:
- a CDS encoding modin (similar to Colletotrichum fioriniae PJ7 XP_007592931.1), giving the protein MADNELIVAAAALLVSVVALTATFMQVLQQYYASARGYSQCNEKVMGEWAKSKSRKFSWEELRYEVQFDAPVIFVAPPTNDRGPVPDADIFYLKGTKKSLEETGTTSEVDLRKAYAMRSLKERIHTADNERASWLVLLLAVQKMEGMSRDWQEKQYRDLGPPSRTTFEGYSLPSEPPTLDQAHTFTVALQRKRKSWDTMPTSVTKPYGTTTMCHMVEMMAGLGVYWKEFDRKRDRYRAEGNGFVVLGERMSELGLIFSFQVYGKCLFEWNRVIPVDDVKELCFGYVPTIYRTMLDHSRLESPNNELHTLGTLQMSSRKEMGRTLGLLGCSNKAVTFYTNEENRTYHLFPVSFEILGMLSRNFHIPHSSFTYIPNPTSDRWDKRSFSLVKLMESFRVLSEYEPPNTNRNWTIYSRITHHIAQILHFQDDGKTPNRLLLHEALEAALGDCEEILTAKSKSKEKSGVPLGSRQPLIDTQTQNKQNRRREIVLDVLRSHIQEVLQLLNRPDERPSDTLSLLAPAMGPVSPRASRYRERTSPRFEDVDACGPDEKQHRLMEVYCEVIRTHVVANATHSTERRASDAGPETFAFRRRGSVATHSSVAVESDIGADEPATTIRASGIDSGRLSISNQPVNGGVAHTTVSNSKSHGRDVDNSTPLSDEPVSHDDVWCTLMFKMMCWLMLHDFNPEDIQLSKSELLGSRMPVYIA